In a single window of the Nodularia spumigena CCY9414 genome:
- a CDS encoding phosphotransferase encodes MTFILNSDNAFDYLLKQGLLDNSQQPPSKIEPLTAKNFNLLLSFTDKHKLLIKQERLNQEGKAAGEFLIEWRIQEFIQQFPELDNYRQVLPEVLYFDVENSIIVFRYLDDYRDLMDFYTKEKNFSIEIATAIGTLLATIHRDTFNHQEYEDFFTKNSVNFNQISNLALSLGQVKPEIFGLVPDDGLKFFALYQRYDSLGQAIAELGQSVKPACVTHNDLKLNNILLQNNWQDSHNIIRFIDWERSAWGDPAFDLGTIIGNYVQIWLGSLVISNSLSIEESLRLAITPLELLQPSIGALTKAYLNTFPEILEHHPDYLQRVVQFAGFNLIQQIQAMLQYQRSFSNMGIAMMQVAKALLSRPVQSIPTIFGAAAEELTSFNRSAV; translated from the coding sequence ATGACATTTATCTTAAATTCCGATAATGCTTTTGATTATTTGCTCAAACAAGGGTTATTGGATAATTCGCAACAACCTCCCAGCAAGATAGAACCACTGACAGCCAAGAATTTCAACCTATTACTCAGCTTTACAGATAAACACAAGCTGCTGATTAAGCAAGAGCGACTTAATCAAGAAGGTAAAGCAGCTGGTGAGTTTTTGATTGAGTGGCGCATTCAAGAATTTATACAGCAATTTCCAGAACTCGATAACTACCGTCAAGTTTTACCAGAAGTGCTGTATTTTGATGTAGAAAATTCCATTATTGTTTTCAGATATCTGGATGATTACCGCGACTTGATGGATTTCTACACTAAAGAAAAGAACTTTTCTATAGAAATTGCTACCGCAATTGGTACTCTTTTAGCAACAATCCACCGTGATACTTTTAACCATCAAGAATATGAAGATTTTTTTACGAAAAATTCTGTTAATTTTAATCAAATATCAAATTTGGCTCTCTCATTAGGACAAGTAAAACCAGAAATTTTTGGTTTAGTTCCTGATGACGGGTTAAAATTCTTTGCTCTCTATCAACGTTATGATAGTTTGGGACAAGCAATAGCAGAATTAGGTCAATCTGTCAAGCCTGCTTGTGTCACTCACAATGACTTAAAACTAAATAATATCTTACTGCAAAACAATTGGCAAGATTCTCATAATATTATTCGGTTCATTGATTGGGAACGTTCGGCTTGGGGAGATCCAGCTTTTGATTTGGGGACAATTATTGGTAACTATGTTCAAATCTGGTTGGGTAGTTTAGTTATTAGTAATTCTTTGAGTATTGAAGAATCTCTACGTTTAGCAATCACACCTTTAGAACTGCTTCAGCCTTCTATTGGTGCATTAACCAAAGCTTATTTAAACACTTTTCCAGAAATTTTAGAACATCATCCCGACTATTTGCAGCGAGTAGTACAATTTGCGGGGTTTAATTTAATTCAACAAATTCAAGCGATGCTTCAATATCAAAGATCCTTTAGCAATATGGGGATTGCTATGATGCAAGTTGCTAAAGCGTTATTAAGTCGTCCTGTACAATCAATACCAACTATTTTTGGTGCTGCTGCTGAGGAATTAACCAGCTTTAATCGTTCCGCAGTTTAA
- a CDS encoding TrbI/VirB10 family protein, with product MTSYSIHPEFSTKHLIKPIPEQHEPEVDASDWESRMAKLVGFQEESPQINVDAVEADSASLEPFQSQPQEVQTEQSLSSNPFAKLALVGSATLAVVVVAGAFLSQIMNTSNQRPRNNFVSSTPPLQATSESLQQNLAQEVEILKTKLALAEQAQTVTAAQQNLRNRVAARVETPPVREATPRPVQTASTPRVVTVERIIEIPASPPVAVPPIAIAPTPPPAPAPVAVATPVTQVSPPDPLEEWTRLAKLGSYGQVNTTGQSRVNTALSVPESNTNVEQVSNSNPEPTLPQPDILVSQSQSAKSVKVGSSAKAVLATALFGETTKSRNNESNEDGNVFVLRLTNPLKSVDGAIALPANTELLAEIISISEKGLLQLNVVKVVSEENGELIERNLPKNAIMVRAPQGKPLVASQYPDQGASIAGMDVGLFVLGGIGKGAELFNRTESQVSIEGSSTIVTNTNNRRNIPAGILEGGLKSVVPQIAQRNQQAISQMMQRTNVWFIPAGKEVEIYVNRTMQL from the coding sequence ATGACTTCATATTCAATTCATCCAGAATTTTCGACAAAACATCTCATTAAACCAATCCCTGAGCAGCACGAACCAGAAGTAGACGCTTCGGATTGGGAATCCAGAATGGCTAAATTGGTTGGCTTTCAAGAAGAATCTCCACAAATTAACGTTGACGCAGTAGAAGCAGATTCAGCCAGCTTGGAGCCTTTCCAGTCGCAGCCACAAGAAGTACAAACAGAGCAATCTCTTTCATCTAATCCCTTTGCTAAATTAGCCTTGGTAGGTAGTGCTACCTTAGCTGTAGTGGTAGTTGCGGGGGCATTTTTATCGCAGATCATGAATACCAGCAATCAACGGCCAAGAAATAATTTTGTTTCTTCCACACCACCATTACAAGCAACAAGTGAATCTTTGCAACAAAACTTAGCACAAGAAGTAGAGATTCTCAAAACCAAATTAGCTCTTGCGGAACAAGCCCAAACAGTGACAGCAGCCCAACAAAATCTCAGAAATAGGGTAGCTGCGCGGGTGGAAACTCCACCAGTCAGAGAAGCCACTCCAAGACCTGTGCAAACTGCTTCTACGCCCAGGGTAGTGACAGTGGAACGGATTATTGAAATACCAGCTTCTCCACCAGTTGCTGTCCCACCAATTGCTATAGCTCCTACACCTCCACCCGCACCCGCACCAGTTGCAGTTGCAACCCCAGTCACTCAAGTATCTCCACCCGATCCCCTGGAGGAATGGACAAGGTTAGCCAAGTTAGGTAGCTACGGTCAGGTCAACACTACTGGTCAATCGAGAGTGAATACAGCTTTATCTGTACCAGAAAGTAATACTAATGTAGAACAGGTAAGCAACTCTAACCCGGAACCAACGCTACCACAGCCAGATATTCTAGTCAGCCAATCACAAAGTGCGAAATCTGTCAAGGTGGGAAGTAGTGCTAAAGCTGTATTAGCAACAGCTTTATTTGGGGAAACTACTAAGTCAAGGAATAATGAAAGTAATGAAGACGGTAATGTATTTGTTTTGCGTTTGACAAACCCATTAAAATCAGTGGATGGTGCGATCGCTTTACCAGCTAATACTGAGTTATTAGCTGAAATTATTTCTATTTCTGAAAAAGGACTACTACAGTTAAATGTAGTCAAAGTGGTATCCGAAGAGAACGGCGAACTAATAGAAAGGAATTTACCCAAGAATGCAATTATGGTTCGCGCTCCCCAAGGTAAACCTTTAGTAGCAAGTCAATACCCTGATCAAGGAGCATCAATAGCGGGGATGGATGTAGGGCTATTTGTTTTGGGAGGTATTGGTAAAGGAGCCGAGTTATTTAATCGTACTGAATCCCAAGTTTCCATAGAAGGTAGTAGCACCATCGTCACCAACACCAACAATAGACGCAATATCCCGGCGGGAATTTTAGAAGGTGGTTTAAAGTCTGTAGTTCCCCAAATTGCTCAACGTAACCAACAAGCGATCTCACAAATGATGCAACGAACGAACGTTTGGTTTATACCAGCTGGCAAAGAAGTAGAAATTTACGTCAATAGAACGATGCAGTTGTAA
- a CDS encoding UDP-N-acetylmuramoyl-tripeptide--D-alanyl-D-alanine ligase, producing MPWSVSISQLLEVLCAQPINLSEAALTQVSSTIQTDTRRIKPGEVFLALRGENFDGHDFVSHAIAQGAIAAIVDSDYENADVAVLQVRDTLQAYQQLGRWWRDRLNIPVIGVTGSVGKTTTKELIAAVLATEGRVHKTFGNFNNEIGVPKTLLELDTEHDYAVVEMAMRGEGQIRELTQIARPNIGVITNVGTAHIELLGSEEAIARAKCELLAEMPEDSVAILNHDNPLLMATAQQVWSGEVVTYGLSGGDIQGVLTDNQTIKVGEMRLPLPLPGRHNASNFLAALAVAQVLGIDWSTLQNGVKVNMPTGRSQRFTLPHDIILLDETYNAAPEAMTAALQLLADTPGKRKIAVLGAMKELGERSLQLHQRVGETVQRLQLDGLLVLVDGKDAQAIAQSAEGIPSECFTTHADLVARLKTFVQAGDRILFKAAHSVGLDRVVNQFRAEFL from the coding sequence ATGCCTTGGTCTGTTAGCATCTCCCAATTGTTAGAAGTTCTGTGCGCTCAACCTATCAATTTATCTGAAGCTGCTTTAACACAAGTCAGCAGCACTATCCAAACAGATACCCGGAGGATCAAACCTGGGGAAGTGTTTTTGGCTTTAAGAGGAGAAAATTTTGATGGACACGATTTTGTTTCCCATGCGATCGCTCAAGGTGCAATAGCGGCTATTGTGGATTCTGATTATGAAAATGCAGATGTAGCTGTATTGCAAGTAAGAGACACTTTACAAGCATATCAGCAACTGGGGAGATGGTGGCGCGATCGCCTGAATATTCCAGTCATTGGGGTGACAGGTTCTGTGGGGAAAACCACAACGAAGGAACTCATCGCCGCAGTGTTAGCAACTGAGGGACGAGTTCACAAGACTTTTGGCAATTTTAATAACGAAATTGGCGTTCCCAAAACCTTGTTAGAACTGGATACAGAACATGACTATGCGGTGGTGGAAATGGCGATGCGGGGTGAAGGACAAATCCGTGAACTCACGCAAATAGCCCGTCCGAATATTGGGGTAATTACGAATGTGGGAACCGCACATATTGAATTACTGGGTTCTGAAGAAGCGATCGCTCGTGCTAAATGTGAATTATTAGCCGAAATGCCTGAAGATAGTGTAGCTATTCTCAATCATGACAATCCCCTGTTAATGGCTACAGCGCAGCAAGTGTGGTCTGGGGAAGTTGTAACTTATGGCTTATCTGGTGGTGATATTCAAGGAGTGCTGACCGATAACCAGACGATAAAAGTTGGGGAAATGCGGCTACCTTTGCCCTTACCTGGTCGTCACAATGCCAGTAATTTTTTAGCCGCTTTAGCAGTGGCGCAGGTTTTGGGCATCGACTGGTCAACCTTGCAAAATGGCGTGAAAGTGAATATGCCTACGGGGCGATCGCAACGGTTTACCCTGCCCCATGATATTATTCTCTTAGATGAGACTTATAATGCTGCACCAGAAGCTATGACCGCAGCTTTGCAATTATTAGCAGATACACCGGGAAAACGCAAAATAGCTGTGTTAGGTGCGATGAAGGAATTGGGAGAGCGATCGCTGCAATTGCACCAAAGAGTGGGTGAAACGGTGCAGAGGTTGCAATTAGACGGTTTGCTGGTTTTAGTAGATGGTAAAGATGCACAAGCGATCGCTCAAAGTGCCGAGGGTATTCCATCGGAGTGTTTTACGACTCATGCTGATTTGGTAGCTCGATTAAAGACATTTGTGCAAGCAGGCGATCGCATCTTATTCAAAGCCGCCCATTCCGTAGGACTTGATCGCGTTGTTAATCAATTTCGCGCCGAATTCCTGTAA